From Verrucomicrobiota bacterium JB022, one genomic window encodes:
- a CDS encoding bile acid:sodium symporter yields the protein MKVSARQLMIPGIFLVIALSAVIPGSWGSAIDHAWARNAGIFGIFLLQGLSLDLKQLGGWGRQLERVAWVLAGNFVLLPIIGWLLVKALPLPPAIAIGLAFLSVLPTTVTSAVAIATENGGDRVMALMATAVSNLASVLLTPALMSLYLAQSQGGSGDFWGLIEELFFLLALPLLLGTWLRTFPAVRPYATPWWAAYFNLGVILYLLFLAMARSVAQGVWADLSRGEAIAAGGSAVLLFAGGQLALWVIARLRRMEEPQRISLLITGGQKSLATGIPIATLLFGPTVWAEQLGLILMPLLICHPLQLLAHSQWPRARGA from the coding sequence ATGAAAGTTTCCGCCCGGCAACTTATGATCCCCGGCATTTTTCTGGTGATCGCCCTTTCGGCGGTCATCCCGGGCTCCTGGGGATCTGCTATCGACCATGCGTGGGCGCGCAACGCGGGCATCTTCGGCATTTTCCTGCTGCAGGGCCTTTCGCTCGACCTCAAGCAGCTGGGGGGCTGGGGGCGGCAACTGGAGCGGGTTGCGTGGGTGCTCGCGGGCAACTTTGTGCTCCTGCCGATCATCGGCTGGCTGTTGGTGAAGGCCCTGCCCTTGCCGCCCGCCATCGCAATTGGCCTGGCCTTCCTGTCAGTCTTGCCCACTACCGTGACTTCCGCCGTGGCGATTGCGACCGAAAATGGCGGCGATCGCGTCATGGCGCTCATGGCCACTGCGGTTTCCAATCTGGCCTCGGTGCTGCTTACTCCCGCACTGATGTCGCTCTATCTCGCCCAATCGCAGGGCGGGAGCGGCGATTTCTGGGGGCTGATCGAAGAGCTTTTCTTCCTGCTCGCCCTCCCCTTGTTACTGGGCACGTGGCTGCGGACCTTTCCGGCGGTGCGGCCTTATGCCACGCCGTGGTGGGCAGCGTATTTCAACCTTGGGGTAATTCTATACCTCCTGTTTCTCGCCATGGCCCGCAGCGTGGCCCAAGGCGTCTGGGCCGATTTGAGCCGGGGGGAAGCGATTGCGGCCGGGGGCAGCGCGGTGCTGCTTTTTGCGGGCGGCCAACTCGCACTCTGGGTGATAGCACGGTTGCGTCGGATGGAGGAGCCCCAGCGGATCAGCCTGCTCATCACCGGCGGGCAAAAGAGCTTGGCGACGGGCATCCCCATCGCCACTCTTCTGTTTGGCCCCACGGTGTGGGCAGAGCAGCTTGGGCTGATCCTGATGCCTTTACTGATCTGCCATCCGCTGCAGTTGCTCGCGCACAGCCAATGGCCGCGCGCTCGGGGTGCCTAA
- the sucC gene encoding ADP-forming succinate--CoA ligase subunit beta, with the protein MNIHEYQAKALFAEFGVPVAPGVAVKSEAEVDQALAQLSGGAVVVKAQIHAGGRGKGTFTDGFKGGVKIAKTTEEAKDYAKKMLGNTLVTHQTGPQGREVKTVYFTEPVDIEKEYYLALTLDRATSKIVIIASTEGGVDIEEVAAHTPEKITSVLVDPATGLQNHHKRTLAFGLGFTSKEQMKQFDKLISGMYRFYWEKDCAMVEVNPLITTKKGDLQALDAKVSFDSNALFRHPEIVALRDLGEEDPKEIEASKHGLSYIALDGNIACLVNGAGLAMSTMDIIKHFGGNPANFLDVGGGATEEAVTEAFKIILSDPKVEGILVNIFGGIMSCARIAKGVIGAANNVEITVPLVVRLEGNEVAEGKKLLAESGIQLTSGDTLADAAEKIVAQVKAAKSA; encoded by the coding sequence ATGAATATCCACGAGTATCAGGCAAAAGCACTTTTCGCCGAGTTTGGCGTCCCCGTAGCTCCGGGCGTTGCGGTGAAGAGTGAAGCGGAAGTCGACCAGGCGCTCGCCCAGCTCTCCGGCGGCGCAGTGGTCGTTAAAGCGCAGATCCACGCTGGCGGGCGTGGCAAAGGCACTTTTACCGACGGCTTCAAGGGCGGCGTCAAGATCGCCAAGACGACCGAAGAAGCGAAGGACTACGCCAAAAAGATGTTGGGCAATACGCTCGTCACGCACCAGACGGGGCCGCAGGGCCGCGAGGTGAAGACGGTGTATTTCACTGAGCCCGTCGACATCGAGAAGGAGTATTATCTGGCCCTGACGCTCGACCGCGCCACCAGCAAGATCGTCATCATCGCCTCGACCGAGGGCGGCGTCGACATCGAGGAAGTCGCGGCCCACACGCCGGAGAAGATCACCTCGGTGCTCGTCGACCCGGCGACCGGCCTCCAGAACCACCACAAGCGCACGCTCGCGTTCGGGCTCGGCTTCACCTCCAAGGAGCAGATGAAGCAGTTCGACAAGCTGATCAGCGGCATGTATCGCTTCTACTGGGAGAAGGATTGTGCGATGGTCGAAGTCAACCCGCTCATCACCACCAAGAAGGGCGACCTTCAAGCCCTCGACGCCAAGGTGAGCTTTGACTCCAACGCGCTCTTCCGCCACCCCGAGATCGTGGCCCTGCGCGACCTGGGTGAAGAAGACCCCAAGGAAATCGAAGCCAGCAAGCACGGCCTGAGCTACATTGCGCTCGACGGCAATATCGCCTGCCTCGTGAACGGTGCCGGCCTCGCGATGTCGACCATGGACATCATCAAGCACTTCGGCGGCAACCCGGCCAACTTCCTCGACGTCGGCGGCGGTGCGACCGAAGAAGCCGTGACGGAAGCTTTCAAAATCATCCTGAGCGACCCGAAGGTCGAAGGCATCCTCGTCAACATCTTCGGCGGCATCATGAGCTGCGCCCGTATCGCCAAGGGCGTGATCGGCGCGGCTAACAACGTCGAGATCACGGTGCCCCTCGTCGTGCGCCTCGAAGGCAATGAAGTGGCCGAGGGCAAGAAGCTGCTCGCCGAGAGCGGCATCCAGCTGACCTCCGGCGACACGCTCGCCGACGCCGCCGAGAAGATCGTCGCCCAAGTGAAGGCCGCCAAGTCGGCCTAA
- a CDS encoding LamG domain-containing protein translates to MKNALSLLAFSLVGSACSLLAQTPEPLHYWAFTEVNGGVAVDAGTAGSGATLRGGAHNNKVGVNTQGLGLPSGDAAAVFTSTSINQLTLAAWMRVASMPDPAAEVYAGRIIEAPAYTLFVSNNPTALVFEYRYDDFYEAKWRWNMPASELLGKWNQAAVVFDPMLPTNIPTLYLNGQPVAGGVRDKLSEGAPIDNAGTGYIGNRQEGDRRFLGMIDEVMVFDALLTQQQINEVSLTYLPEEYFSFFNSEYRDGDWVYADWMGWVFVRDFPWCMSARQGWFYVDVATDFGGGNAYFAATREDNGQPLGWVHLSRDSDNLLYHFGLEAWIQYDPNSVRNRYWNFQSESFIITNP, encoded by the coding sequence ATGAAAAACGCACTTTCTCTTCTGGCCTTCTCGCTTGTAGGGTCCGCGTGCTCGCTTCTCGCTCAGACGCCAGAACCGTTGCACTACTGGGCTTTCACCGAAGTCAACGGTGGTGTAGCTGTAGATGCCGGCACGGCCGGCTCTGGCGCTACCTTGCGCGGAGGCGCCCACAACAACAAAGTAGGCGTCAACACCCAAGGTCTCGGCCTGCCGAGCGGAGATGCTGCCGCCGTTTTCACTTCGACCTCTATCAACCAGTTGACCTTGGCTGCATGGATGCGTGTCGCTAGCATGCCAGACCCTGCGGCCGAAGTTTATGCTGGTCGTATCATCGAAGCTCCCGCTTATACGCTGTTTGTATCCAATAATCCCACTGCGCTCGTCTTCGAGTATCGCTACGACGACTTTTACGAAGCCAAGTGGCGTTGGAATATGCCCGCCAGCGAATTGCTCGGCAAGTGGAACCAGGCTGCTGTCGTGTTCGACCCGATGCTGCCGACCAACATCCCCACTCTTTATCTCAATGGCCAGCCGGTAGCAGGCGGCGTGCGCGACAAACTGAGCGAAGGTGCACCCATTGATAATGCCGGCACCGGCTATATTGGTAACCGTCAGGAAGGCGACCGCCGCTTCCTCGGTATGATCGATGAGGTTATGGTCTTTGATGCGCTGTTGACCCAACAGCAGATCAATGAGGTTAGCCTCACCTATCTGCCAGAGGAGTATTTCAGCTTCTTCAATTCCGAATACCGTGATGGCGACTGGGTTTACGCCGACTGGATGGGCTGGGTATTCGTGCGCGATTTCCCTTGGTGCATGAGCGCCCGTCAAGGCTGGTTCTACGTGGATGTGGCGACCGATTTTGGCGGAGGCAACGCCTACTTTGCCGCTACACGAGAGGATAACGGGCAGCCGCTCGGCTGGGTCCACCTCTCTCGCGATTCGGACAACCTGCTCTACCACTTCGGCCTCGAAGCATGGATCCAGTACGATCCGAATTCCGTCCGCAACCGCTATTGGAACTTCCAGAGCGAGTCGTTTATTATCACCAACCCGTAA
- the ruvB gene encoding Holliday junction branch migration DNA helicase RuvB — translation MSNLDPQPKGRAFLEQAQQEPASWEAALRPLSWEDFTGQAKTVERLRVMVDAARQRNGTLSHILLSGPPGLGKTTLAQIIGNAMGTQVRVTSGPVVERPGDLAGMLTNLSQGDILFIDEIHRLPRTVEEYLYSAMEDFRIDIMLDQGPNARSVRLDIPRFTLIGATTRRGLLTAPLRSRFTLQTRLDYYDRDDLTHIVERSAHLLGVPIEDEGAREIARRARGTPRIVNNLLHFVRDYSEQRGTGVITKATASKALELLEIDAYGLDELDQRLLRCLAENYGGGPVGLSTLSVAVAEEPHTVEEVHEPYLIQEGFLQRTAQGRMLTRRGYEYLGLVPPAHQQGQLL, via the coding sequence GTGAGTAACCTCGATCCACAGCCCAAGGGGCGCGCCTTCCTCGAACAAGCCCAACAGGAGCCTGCCAGCTGGGAGGCTGCGCTGCGGCCGCTGAGCTGGGAGGACTTTACCGGGCAGGCCAAGACGGTCGAGCGCCTACGCGTGATGGTTGATGCCGCCCGGCAGCGCAACGGCACGCTCAGCCACATCCTGTTAAGCGGACCGCCCGGCTTGGGCAAAACGACCCTCGCTCAGATCATCGGCAACGCGATGGGCACGCAGGTCCGTGTGACCTCCGGGCCCGTGGTCGAACGCCCGGGCGACCTTGCGGGCATGCTGACGAACCTCTCGCAGGGCGACATCCTCTTCATCGACGAAATCCACCGCCTCCCGCGCACGGTGGAGGAGTATCTCTACTCGGCGATGGAAGACTTCCGGATCGACATCATGCTCGACCAAGGGCCCAACGCGCGCAGCGTCCGGCTCGACATCCCGCGCTTTACCCTGATCGGTGCCACCACTCGGCGCGGCCTTCTGACCGCACCGCTGCGCAGCCGCTTTACACTCCAGACGCGCCTCGATTATTATGATCGCGACGACCTGACCCACATCGTGGAGCGCAGCGCCCATCTTTTGGGCGTGCCGATCGAGGATGAGGGCGCGCGCGAAATCGCTCGTCGGGCTCGGGGCACGCCCCGAATCGTAAACAACCTGCTCCACTTCGTCCGCGACTACAGCGAGCAGCGCGGCACGGGCGTGATCACCAAAGCGACCGCCTCGAAAGCGCTCGAACTGCTGGAGATCGATGCCTACGGGCTCGATGAACTCGACCAGCGCCTGTTGCGCTGCCTGGCGGAAAACTATGGCGGCGGCCCGGTGGGCCTCAGTACCCTCTCTGTCGCAGTGGCCGAAGAACCGCATACGGTCGAGGAAGTGCATGAGCCGTATCTGATCCAGGAGGGCTTTTTGCAGCGGACGGCGCAAGGTCGGATGCTGACGCGGCGAGGTTACGAATACCTCGGCCTGGTGCCTCCGGCCCACCAACAGGGTCAGCTTTTGTAG
- the murA gene encoding UDP-N-acetylglucosamine 1-carboxyvinyltransferase has protein sequence MDVIRIEGGRPIQGTVTMSGAKNAALPIFAATLLTEETCVIEQVPDLSDVRYMGEILRYLGAEVERPDPHTWKITARNVSPIAPYELVRKMRASVTLLGPLVGRLRYARVSLPGGCVIGPRPIDLHLKGLARLNCDVKIDRGYVEVDGSKLQGDYLFLGGRHGSTVTGTANMIMAAVLAPGITRIESAACEPEVVDLCDMLVKMGAQIENIGSHYLRITGVDKLKGCRHTIVPDRIEAGTFLVGGAISGGDVTVENVVPGHMRALLDIFEQANVPWEADTERRRITVHGARRDPRNPIELITLPHPGFPTDLQAQMCALMALTPGLSIITERIYPNRFMHVPELLRMGANIAIEGANAIIKGTDRLSGAPVMASDLRASAALVLAGLAAEGETWVQRIYHLDRGYEQMEVKLRTLGAQIERLPESEMPSELKGE, from the coding sequence ATGGATGTGATCCGGATTGAAGGGGGCCGCCCGATACAGGGCACGGTGACCATGTCGGGCGCCAAAAACGCCGCATTACCCATTTTTGCCGCTACTTTGTTGACTGAGGAAACCTGCGTTATCGAGCAGGTTCCCGACCTCTCCGACGTGCGCTATATGGGCGAAATCCTGCGCTATCTCGGCGCAGAGGTGGAGCGCCCAGATCCGCACACCTGGAAGATCACCGCACGCAACGTCAGCCCGATCGCGCCATATGAGCTAGTGCGCAAGATGCGCGCCTCCGTCACGCTCTTGGGGCCGCTCGTCGGTCGCTTGCGCTACGCCCGCGTGTCGCTGCCCGGCGGCTGCGTCATCGGCCCCCGCCCGATCGACCTCCACCTCAAGGGCCTCGCACGCCTGAACTGCGACGTGAAGATCGACCGCGGCTACGTGGAGGTCGACGGCAGCAAGCTGCAAGGCGACTACCTTTTCCTCGGCGGACGCCACGGCTCGACCGTCACCGGCACGGCCAACATGATCATGGCGGCGGTGCTCGCACCGGGCATCACCCGCATCGAGAGCGCCGCCTGCGAGCCCGAAGTGGTCGACCTCTGCGACATGCTCGTCAAGATGGGGGCGCAGATCGAGAATATCGGCAGCCACTACCTCCGCATCACCGGCGTCGACAAGCTCAAGGGCTGCCGCCACACCATCGTGCCCGACCGCATCGAGGCCGGCACCTTTCTCGTGGGCGGGGCCATCTCCGGTGGAGACGTGACGGTGGAGAATGTCGTGCCCGGCCACATGCGCGCCCTGCTCGATATCTTTGAACAAGCCAATGTGCCTTGGGAAGCCGACACCGAGCGCCGCCGCATTACGGTGCATGGCGCGCGCCGCGACCCGCGCAACCCGATCGAGCTGATCACCTTGCCTCACCCGGGTTTCCCGACCGACTTGCAGGCCCAGATGTGCGCACTGATGGCGCTGACGCCCGGCCTCAGTATCATTACCGAACGGATTTACCCGAATCGCTTCATGCACGTGCCGGAGCTGCTGCGCATGGGGGCCAACATCGCAATCGAGGGCGCGAATGCCATCATCAAAGGCACGGACCGTCTCAGCGGCGCCCCGGTGATGGCGAGCGACCTGCGTGCAAGCGCCGCCCTGGTGCTGGCCGGCCTCGCCGCCGAAGGCGAAACGTGGGTGCAGCGCATCTACCACCTCGACCGCGGTTATGAGCAGATGGAAGTGAAGCTGCGGACGCTGGGCGCCCAGATCGAGCGCCTGCCCGAGAGTGAAATGCCGAGCGAGCTGAAAGGTGAGTAA
- a CDS encoding RidA family protein: protein MGNVEKRLQELGLELPGVPKAAGSYVLSRRTGNTLYISGMLPVRDGQLTCKGPVLEEKTLEQAQEAAALCVANALAVAQAELGSLDQIEAVLLLQGFVLAPPRFPDSPKVINGASDFLVKVLGDAGKHARAAITVSGLPLDATVEVQLTLAIKG from the coding sequence ATGGGAAATGTAGAAAAGCGATTGCAGGAATTGGGTCTCGAATTGCCCGGCGTGCCGAAGGCCGCTGGCTCTTACGTCTTGAGCCGCCGGACGGGTAACACCCTTTATATCTCTGGCATGCTGCCGGTGCGCGACGGCCAGCTGACCTGCAAGGGGCCCGTGTTGGAGGAAAAGACCCTCGAGCAGGCCCAGGAAGCCGCCGCCCTTTGCGTGGCCAATGCCCTCGCCGTGGCTCAAGCCGAGCTGGGCAGCCTCGACCAGATCGAGGCCGTGTTGCTGCTCCAGGGCTTTGTGCTCGCGCCGCCGCGCTTCCCTGACAGCCCTAAGGTTATCAACGGCGCCAGCGACTTTCTCGTCAAAGTGCTGGGCGATGCGGGTAAGCATGCCCGTGCCGCCATCACCGTCAGCGGCTTGCCGCTCGATGCGACGGTAGAAGTGCAGCTGACACTGGCGATCAAGGGTTAA
- the dapF gene encoding diaminopimelate epimerase: protein MQFAKYHALGNDYLVLPMEQAEEATLTPAFVERVCHRNFGLGSDGILYGPLPSEVADFGLRIFNPDGSEAEKSGNGLRIFCRFLLDIKSVEVGREFSIETKGGVVQCQIREDGLIKVEMGQVSFHSSKIPVAGSPREVLDEPITLGGKEYRYYAATIGNPHCVLPRDEISARETKELGPILEKDARFPNRTNVQFLKVIDRENIQIEIWERGAGYTLASGSSSSAAGAVARKMGLVDNHFTVHMPGGTLELLIDDDFRVTMIGPVTRVGDMVLDPELLEY, encoded by the coding sequence ATGCAGTTCGCGAAATACCACGCTTTGGGCAACGATTATCTGGTGCTTCCGATGGAACAGGCGGAGGAAGCCACGCTCACGCCAGCCTTCGTCGAGCGCGTGTGCCACCGCAATTTCGGCTTGGGCTCCGATGGGATCCTGTATGGCCCCCTGCCCTCCGAGGTGGCCGATTTCGGACTGCGGATTTTCAACCCCGATGGCAGCGAAGCCGAGAAAAGCGGCAACGGCCTGCGGATTTTTTGCCGCTTCCTGCTCGACATCAAGAGCGTGGAGGTGGGCCGCGAGTTCAGCATCGAGACCAAGGGCGGCGTGGTGCAGTGCCAGATCCGTGAAGACGGGTTGATCAAGGTCGAGATGGGCCAGGTGAGCTTCCACTCGTCGAAAATCCCCGTCGCGGGCAGCCCGCGCGAAGTGCTCGACGAGCCGATCACGCTTGGTGGCAAGGAATACCGCTACTACGCCGCAACCATCGGCAACCCCCACTGTGTGTTGCCGCGCGATGAAATTTCCGCCCGTGAGACGAAAGAGCTGGGCCCGATCCTCGAAAAGGACGCCCGCTTCCCCAACCGCACCAACGTGCAGTTCCTCAAGGTGATCGACCGCGAAAACATCCAGATCGAGATCTGGGAGCGCGGCGCGGGCTATACCCTCGCCTCGGGCAGCAGCTCCAGCGCGGCCGGTGCCGTCGCCCGCAAGATGGGCTTGGTCGACAACCACTTCACCGTCCACATGCCGGGCGGCACGCTCGAACTGCTGATCGACGACGACTTCCGCGTGACGATGATCGGCCCGGTAACGCGTGTGGGTGACATGGTGCTCGACCCCGAGCTGCTGGAATATTAG
- a CDS encoding ATP-binding protein, protein MASTLAVSPHETLERVQQLLLESQREFVAIVQESGRFAGLISKTQLGALLGRRYGFALYGGKMVHEIKFTPALTLQEGDAFEEVLRELFERPEDHLYDDVVLLGPQQRFLGLIPTRQLLNLQHRLLMQQLELVEAQKVELRRKNQALEQMANQLNHANHELEKATEAALTATRLKSEFLANMSHEIRTPMNGVIGMCNLLLETQLDEQQGSFARTIHDSAESLLRIINDILDFSKIEAGHLDIQPESVGLLELVEGCLLMLAERAARKGLELLLDWAPDLPSYVETDPTRLRQILVNLLSNAVKFTETGHVILQARLMPGENGDVPHISFCVADTGCGISPEAQEKLFQPFAQADGTLTRRHGGTGLGLSISRRLVELMQGQIGLRSQPRRGSEFWFQLPCKVIRWAESNARRASLRIALVEPHPDARELSTRRLALAGAEVEPFRSWLEAHRALQNATAPGLIVLGVPPAPESPDDEARAELQRRHPALPCLALLPFGQTLPLSQRRGWQMGQIYKPLRPTDVWAKLHSHGQRERTASPVAPPRPLHLLIVEDIETNQRVLQLTLKGLGHSSRVAANGREALMILQEERFDGILMDCQMPEMDGYEATRRIRLGTVGMAVRSIPIIALTAHAMQGDAEQCLAAGMNAYLSKPVRKAELQHALEQLLQNEKSRPHEEDGSKE, encoded by the coding sequence GTGGCCTCGACGCTGGCCGTCTCGCCCCATGAGACCCTGGAACGTGTCCAGCAACTTCTGCTGGAGAGCCAGCGCGAATTTGTCGCCATCGTGCAGGAGTCGGGGCGCTTTGCGGGGCTGATCTCGAAAACCCAGCTGGGCGCATTGCTCGGGCGACGCTACGGTTTTGCGCTGTATGGCGGCAAGATGGTCCACGAGATCAAGTTTACGCCCGCGCTCACGCTACAGGAGGGCGATGCTTTCGAAGAGGTATTGCGCGAGCTTTTCGAGCGCCCCGAAGACCACCTTTATGACGATGTTGTCTTGCTGGGGCCTCAACAGCGATTCCTTGGCCTGATCCCCACCCGCCAGCTGCTCAACCTCCAACATCGCCTGCTGATGCAGCAACTGGAGCTCGTCGAAGCGCAGAAGGTGGAGCTGCGCCGCAAGAACCAGGCGCTGGAGCAGATGGCCAATCAGCTCAACCATGCCAACCATGAGCTGGAGAAGGCGACCGAAGCCGCACTGACGGCCACGCGCCTGAAGAGCGAGTTCCTCGCTAACATGAGCCATGAAATCCGCACCCCGATGAACGGCGTCATCGGGATGTGTAACCTGCTGCTCGAAACGCAACTCGACGAGCAACAAGGGTCTTTTGCCCGGACGATCCACGATAGCGCGGAATCGCTATTGCGGATCATCAACGACATCCTCGATTTCTCGAAAATCGAAGCTGGACACCTCGACATCCAGCCGGAGTCGGTGGGCCTGCTGGAGCTGGTGGAGGGTTGCCTGCTGATGCTGGCCGAACGAGCTGCGCGCAAAGGTCTGGAACTGCTGCTCGACTGGGCTCCGGACCTCCCTTCATACGTGGAGACCGATCCGACCCGCCTGCGCCAGATCCTCGTCAACCTGCTGTCCAACGCGGTCAAGTTTACTGAGACGGGCCACGTGATTCTACAGGCTCGCTTGATGCCTGGTGAGAATGGCGATGTGCCGCACATCTCATTCTGCGTCGCCGACACCGGATGTGGCATTTCGCCAGAAGCACAGGAGAAGCTCTTTCAGCCCTTTGCCCAGGCCGATGGCACCTTGACGCGTCGCCACGGCGGCACAGGGCTGGGCTTGAGCATCAGTCGTCGACTGGTAGAGCTGATGCAGGGCCAGATCGGCCTGCGCAGCCAGCCCCGGCGGGGGTCCGAATTCTGGTTCCAGCTCCCGTGCAAGGTCATCCGCTGGGCAGAATCGAATGCACGCCGCGCCAGCCTCCGGATTGCATTGGTGGAGCCCCACCCGGACGCCCGCGAATTGTCTACGCGCCGCTTGGCCCTCGCCGGCGCCGAAGTGGAGCCATTTCGCTCGTGGCTGGAAGCACATCGTGCGTTGCAAAACGCCACTGCTCCCGGGTTGATCGTGCTCGGAGTGCCGCCAGCCCCGGAATCTCCGGACGATGAAGCTAGAGCTGAGCTACAGCGGCGGCACCCTGCTCTGCCCTGCCTTGCCTTACTGCCCTTTGGGCAAACACTCCCGCTTTCGCAGCGCCGGGGCTGGCAAATGGGCCAAATCTATAAGCCGCTGCGCCCGACCGACGTCTGGGCCAAGCTCCACAGCCACGGTCAAAGAGAGCGGACCGCCTCCCCTGTCGCCCCTCCCCGTCCCTTGCACCTGCTGATCGTCGAGGATATCGAAACCAATCAGCGGGTGCTACAACTGACCCTCAAGGGGCTGGGCCATAGCTCCCGCGTGGCCGCCAATGGCCGTGAAGCTTTGATGATCCTGCAGGAGGAACGCTTTGATGGGATCCTCATGGACTGCCAGATGCCGGAAATGGATGGCTATGAAGCCACCCGGCGCATCCGCCTGGGCACCGTCGGCATGGCCGTGCGCTCCATTCCCATCATTGCTTTGACGGCCCATGCCATGCAGGGCGATGCTGAGCAGTGTCTGGCCGCCGGGATGAATGCCTACCTTTCAAAACCCGTTCGTAAGGCAGAACTGCAACACGCTTTGGAGCAACTGCTGCAAAACGAAAAAAGCCGCCCCCATGAGGAGGACGGCTCAAAAGAATAG
- the sucD gene encoding succinate--CoA ligase subunit alpha — protein MSILVGKDTRVVGQGITGNFGSLHARKNIEYGTNYVAAVTPGKGGQKFEDKLPIYDTVAQAVEKEGANTSVIFVPPPFAADSILEAIEAGIELVICITEGIPVRDMAIVKDALKKAPKTRLIGPNCPGIMTPGQCNIGIMPGYIATPGKVGVVSRSGTLTYEAVYQLTTRGHGQSTCIGIGGDPINGTSHLDAVRMFNEDPDTDAIIMIGEIGGSAEEEAAAYIKQYVKKPVAAFIAGTTAPPGRRMGHAGAIVSGSSGSAETKIAALKDAGIAVAATPSEIADTLLKIYHG, from the coding sequence ATGTCTATTTTGGTTGGTAAAGACACCCGCGTGGTCGGCCAAGGCATCACCGGTAATTTCGGCAGCCTGCACGCCCGCAAGAACATCGAATACGGCACGAACTACGTCGCCGCGGTCACGCCTGGCAAGGGCGGCCAGAAGTTCGAAGACAAGCTCCCGATCTACGACACCGTAGCGCAAGCCGTGGAGAAGGAAGGCGCCAATACCAGCGTCATCTTTGTGCCCCCGCCTTTCGCGGCCGACTCGATCCTCGAAGCGATCGAAGCCGGGATCGAGCTCGTCATCTGCATCACCGAGGGTATCCCGGTGCGCGATATGGCGATCGTGAAGGACGCCCTCAAGAAGGCGCCCAAGACCCGCCTGATCGGGCCCAACTGCCCCGGCATCATGACGCCCGGCCAGTGCAACATCGGCATCATGCCCGGCTACATCGCGACCCCCGGCAAGGTGGGCGTCGTCAGCCGCTCCGGCACGCTGACCTATGAGGCCGTGTATCAACTCACGACCCGCGGCCACGGCCAGAGCACCTGCATCGGCATCGGCGGTGACCCGATCAACGGCACCAGCCACCTCGACGCCGTCCGCATGTTCAACGAAGACCCGGACACCGACGCGATCATCATGATCGGCGAAATCGGGGGCAGCGCCGAAGAAGAAGCCGCCGCCTACATCAAGCAATACGTGAAGAAGCCGGTCGCCGCCTTTATCGCTGGCACGACCGCGCCTCCTGGCCGTCGCATGGGCCACGCCGGCGCCATCGTCAGCGGCAGCAGCGGCTCGGCCGAGACCAAGATCGCAGCGCTCAAGGATGCTGGCATCGCCGTGGCGGCCACGCCCAGCGAAATCGCCGACACCCTGCTCAAGATCTACCACGGCTAA
- a CDS encoding dUTPase, translated as MDKLAEIFRLQEALNERIGVSLKDLDEAERTKWVLNYTRAMQQEMAELVDSVPWKWWARYQEFDLQNARVEVIDLFHFLVSLAQTLGMTPDDVFQAYLKKNEVNHKRQETGYTAKDAEDSRHI; from the coding sequence ATGGACAAATTGGCTGAGATTTTCCGCCTGCAGGAGGCGCTCAACGAACGCATCGGCGTGAGCCTGAAAGACCTCGACGAGGCCGAACGTACCAAGTGGGTGCTCAATTACACCCGCGCCATGCAGCAGGAGATGGCCGAGCTGGTCGACTCCGTGCCGTGGAAGTGGTGGGCCCGCTATCAGGAGTTCGACCTCCAGAACGCCCGCGTGGAGGTGATCGACCTGTTCCACTTCCTCGTCTCGCTTGCCCAGACCCTTGGCATGACCCCCGACGACGTTTTCCAGGCCTACCTCAAGAAAAACGAGGTGAACCACAAGCGCCAGGAGACCGGCTATACTGCCAAAGACGCCGAAGACTCGCGCCACATTTAG